Genomic segment of Frankiaceae bacterium:
GGCCGAAGCCGGTCTGCAACCTCGTGGTCGACGGCAAGGGCGACGGCCACAGCACCGTCTTCCCGCTGGTCGAGTCGGACACGCTCGACATCCTCGGCGCCGACGTCGCGACCGGGCCGAAGACGCTCGTCGCCGTCGCGCGCATGGTCAGCACCGACGGCACCGGCGACAACGTCGCGATGCTCGGCACCAAGGTCAACATGCAGATGACGATCATGGGCGAGCACTTCACCTTCACCCGCCGCCGCAAGGCCGGCACCACGGAGGCGTACGAGTACACGTTCAGCGGCGGCCCGCTGCTCAAGGCCAGCGCCACCAAGACCGCCATCACCTGGGTCATCGACCGCAAGCTGATCAAGGGCCTCGCGAAGAAGAACCAGAAGATCTCCGGCCTCAGCGTGACGACCGTGCCGTTCAGCGGCAACGCGGACGCCGCCACGTCCCTGAAGACCTACACCGACAAGTACCCGAGCTGCGTCAAGGCCGCGTAGCGGTCGCTCCGTACGGCATCGCTCACCCGTCCTGTTCGCCCCAGCAGCCCCCGGAGTCCCGCCATGTCGCGCCGCCACGCAGCGACGGCCCTCGCGGCGACGAGCCTGCTCGCCGCCCTCGCGCCGTCGAACGCCGAAGATGCCCCCCTGTTCCCGCGGCTCAACTGCGCGCGGCAGATGAACGACCCGGCCTCGGACGCGAAGTACACGCTCCAGGGGTCCGGCGCGAGCGCGGTCCCGCGGCCCAGTGACACGTCCGTCGACCCGATCGACATCCTCAACGCGTCGCTGCGCTCCAACGAGACCGTCCTCGAGACGTACATCGGCGTGAAGGACGCCACCAAGGCGTTCGCGGCGTACGAGACCGCGTACTCGTGGGAGGTGACCTTCGAGAACGCCGACGGCGCCAAGTTCACGATCGCGCACATGGTCACGAACCCGCAGTACGACACCGCCGACGTCAAGCCGTCGAACTGGCAGACGTACCCGACGGCGAAGTACCAGATCGGGACGAGCGGCGGCGCGATCCTCAAGGACGTCAAGGCCCGCATCCAGAACAACTTCGTCATCGTCACCGTGCCGCTGACCGAGATCCAGCGCGGCTTCGCCGACCCGATCCGGCAGGGCATCACCGAGGTCACCAAGGTGAGCGCGTCGTCGTACGCGCACATCCCCAACACCGGTCCGGCCAGCCAGCGCCCCGCCGACTCGGCGACGAGCACGGTGACCTACCAGTTCGGCGACGAGTACTGCTTCGGCCCGCCGCCGGCGGCGCTGAGCGCGCTCACCCTCCCGAAGGTCCAGTACACCGACTCGGTGAAGCTCACCGCCAAGCTCGCCAGCGAGGCCGGTGAGGCCCTCGCGGGCAAGCAGGTCGAGTTCGCGGTCGACGGCCTGGCCGCGCCGCTCAAGGGGACGACGAACGCCGCCGGCCTCGTCACCGTGACGTTCAAGCCGACGAGCCGCGCCGGGACGTACCCCGTCGTCGCGCGCTTCCGCGGCGACGAGACGCACGGCAAGACCCTGCTCTCCGGCGAGATCCTCGTGCTGGCGGAGAACACCCGGTTCAACACCCTCTCCGTCGCCAAGCCGACGACGACGACCCGCCGCGTCACCGCGACGCTCGTCGACGACGACAAGCGCGCCGTCGCCGGCCAGAAGGTCGTCTGGTACGTCAACGGCAAGAAGGCGACCACGCAGACGACGAACTCCAAGGGCCAGGTCGTCCTCACCACCGCCAAGCCCGGCCAGACGGTGCACGCCGTGTTCACCGCGGTGGCGGGCAAGTTCAACACGGCGACCGCGAAGGCCGTGAAGGTCTAGTCGCACGCGAGTCCTACGCACGAAGGGCGGGCCCTGACGGGGCCCGCCCTTCCGCGTGTCCGGGCCGCTTCGTCGATCCGCGGCTCGCTCCCCTACGTAGTAGCAGAGCTCGGCGAACGCCATCGCGTCCACCCGCAGTGACCGCCTCCGCGATCCCTGTCGCAACCGGGAGCCTTTCTTCCACCGAACCTCAACGCTGGAACGCCACCGGACTGCGGTCACCCCAGGCGAACCGCCTGCGCACCCCGCATCGACTCCATCCCTGCTGCCCACCAGCCGGTCTCATGCGTACTGATCTTCAAAGAACGGGTTCGGCGACCGCCGCCACCCGGGCTCACCCTGCAGGATGGACAATGCTCCGGGGTGCGGCCCGTACGGCGGAAAGCGGCACATCGCACCCCGATCGGGAGCCAGGGCGCCCGCCGAGCGCGATGCTCACGCTCCGTGCACGCAATCCCGTGTCGCCAAGCCCTGCCTGGCCGGGTGGCGGCTCAACATCCTGCGCGGCCAAGCGCGCTGAGGGGCCTGTGCCACTGGAAGCTCGTCGATGCCACCGCGCGACCCTGGGACATGCCCCCAGCGCGCGCCGCTCGTGTCGACCCGCTGCACGGGCGGTGAGGCCGGGAGTACCCGCAGAGCCGGGCCTGGCAGCGCGCGCGGCGCGCGCCCACCTCGCTGTGACCACCGCACGACCCACGACATGCCGCGGCGCCACCACCCCGGAGGGCGGTGGCGCCGCGGGTCAGCCGGTCAGAAGGGGCGGGTGCGGTTGTACGCCGGCCGCAACGAACGCTGCACGCGGCGCCGGTGAGCGAACATGCCCGCCCCGGCCACGGACACCAGCGTCGCGCAGCCCAGGAGCATCGTCGCGGCGGCGGCGTCCTCGTGCGCGACGCCGACCATGGCGAGCTCCTCCTCGGTCTCCTCCTGCTCGTTCTCCTGCGCGCCCTGCTGCACGGTCGCGAGCTGGAACTGTTGCTCCTCCTGCTGCGAGAACCCGGCGTTGGGGTTGATGTTGGGCGGCGGGTTGTTGATCGGCGGCGGCTGGAACTGCGGAATCGGCACCAGCGGCATCGGCGGCTTCACCGGGATGACCGGGATGACCGGCTCGACGATCGGCGGCGGGGGCGGCGGCGGGGGCGGCGGCGGCGCGTCGGCGCGGCACTGCACGACCAGCTCGGCGACCTTGACGATCGACTTGCGGACGCGGCCGGCGAACTGGACCAGCAGGTCCTTGCCGTCCTGGTCCTTCGTGCACGACACGGTCGCGTCGAGCTCGAGCGCGGTCTCGAACTTGAGGTCGGCCGCGGCGACGATCTTCTTGTTGACCTCGTTGCCGGTCTTGCCCGCGCTGGTCGCGACGATGACGTTGTCGGGGTCGTTGGCCTCGATCTCGAGCTCCCCGTGGTCGGGGATGCCGAGCAGCAGGCCGATGATCGCGGGCGCGATCTCGGCGGGGGCGTTGGTCTCGGCGTCGCAGACCAGCGGCCTGCCGGGCAGGATGTCGACCTTGCCGTCGCTGTTGCAGTCGACGCCCGAGGGCGGCGCGACGGTGCCGGACCCCTCGGCGACCGTGGTGAGGTCGGCGACCGCGCCGGGCCAGTTGCCGTTCTCGGTGTGGACGGCGATGCCGACCATGAACGTGTCGGCGGCGTCGAGCTCCTCGATCGTCGTCGCGATCGTCGGGAAGCCGGGGTACTGCGGCTCCTCCTTGAAGCCCGCGTCGGTGATGGTCACGATGACGCGGACGTTGCCGTCGAACTCGGCGCTCTGCCCGGGGTCGACCGGCGGC
This window contains:
- a CDS encoding Ig-like domain-containing protein, which codes for MSRRHAATALAATSLLAALAPSNAEDAPLFPRLNCARQMNDPASDAKYTLQGSGASAVPRPSDTSVDPIDILNASLRSNETVLETYIGVKDATKAFAAYETAYSWEVTFENADGAKFTIAHMVTNPQYDTADVKPSNWQTYPTAKYQIGTSGGAILKDVKARIQNNFVIVTVPLTEIQRGFADPIRQGITEVTKVSASSYAHIPNTGPASQRPADSATSTVTYQFGDEYCFGPPPAALSALTLPKVQYTDSVKLTAKLASEAGEALAGKQVEFAVDGLAAPLKGTTNAAGLVTVTFKPTSRAGTYPVVARFRGDETHGKTLLSGEILVLAENTRFNTLSVAKPTTTTRRVTATLVDDDKRAVAGQKVVWYVNGKKATTQTTNSKGQVVLTTAKPGQTVHAVFTAVAGKFNTATAKAVKV